The window ACTTCAGCGTCCGGATCGGTCGTGGTCGCCCGACAGAGCGCCGTGGTCGCCGCCGGCGTCGTGACGCTCCCCAGCAGGTCCGCGACCGCGCGCCTGACGGCCGGCGTGTCGTCGGACAGCGCCGGGACGAGTCGGTCGGCGACTGCGGCGAGGTCCGTGTCCGCGTCGGCGGTCCCGTCGGCGAACAACTGGAGCGTCTCGGCGGCCGCGACTCGCACCGGTCGCTCGTCGGCCAGTCGGTCGGCGTGGAACGCCGGCCCGCGAGCGTCACCGATCGCCCGGACTGCCGCCGCCCGGACTGCCGGTTCCGCGTCCCTGCTGGCGACCTCGGCGAGCGCCTCGACGGTCGCGTCGGCTCTCGGACCGTCGGCGAGCGAGCGAACTGCCCGCCGGCGAACGTCGGGCGCGGCGTCGTCTCGGGCGGTGTCGAGGAGCGCAGTTCGGCTGTCCGCGTCGCTCGGTGTGAGTGCCTCGGCGGCGGCCGCCCGGACTGCGGGTGCCGGGTCGGCCAGTGCCCGTCGGAGCGAACTGCCGGTGTCGGTCCGGCGGAGCAGGCCGAGCGTCTCGGTCGCCGCGACGCGACGGGTGACTGCGGCGTCGGTGCCCGCCTCGGTGTCTGCCGTGCCGGCCGCCAGCACCCCGGCGAGTCGGTCGGCGACGGCGGGCGTGTCGAGCCAGCCGAGTGCCCAACTCATCGCGTCCCGGAGCGGGAGGTCCTCGCTCGTCGGTGCCGAGCGCGTGGCGTCGAGTCGGAGTCGGGCGTCGGCGAGGTCCGGGCCGCCGAGCAGGAGCGCGCTCCCGTCGAGGAGTTCGAGCGCGGCGACCGCCGGCGTGGCGGCGAGTCTGGCCGCCCCGATGTCGTCGGTCGTCTCGCCGTCGAGGAAGACGGCGCTGGTCTCCTCGGGGCGGGTGAGGTCGCCGAGATCGGAGCCGTCGGCCGAGTCGGGCAGGGACGTGTCGAGGTCGGTCAGTGCCGCCTCGGGTGCGACGAGACCCCGGTCGAAGTCGAACCGCTCGAACAGTTCGATACAGCGGCCGAGCAGTGCCAGCGCGGACTCGGGGTCGTCGGTGCCGGCGGTCGGGACGAGTCGGAGCCAGTCGTCGCCCGCCGCGTCGAGTCGGAAGCGAACCGTGCCGACGCGGGCGAAGGAGAAGGACAGCGAGCAGGGGAGGCCGTCTGCGAGTGCGTCGGTCAGGTGGTCGTCGGGGTGGTCGCCACGGTCGGCGAGAAAGACCGCGACGTTTCGGTAGACGGTCGTGTCGATGCCCGCCGGATCGTGCCACGCGACCGCCCAGTCGCTCATTGACGGGACGGCGTGGTGTGACGACTTAAATCCGTGGGAGGCTGGTGGACTCGGTGGTGGGTGTGGACCGTCAAGAGTGAGCGCGTGCGAGCGATGTGATCGCTGTCGAATCAGTCTCGGACGACGAGTGGTGAAAGCCCCCGGCGTCTCGATGGCCCGCGACTTCCTGCGCGCTTCCCTCAGGCTGGCGAGCAAGCTCGCCAGCCTTCAGTCCAGTGTTGTCGGGCGACACGAGAGTCGCCCGACTGCTGGCGAGACCTCCGGTCTCGCTCTGCTTGGTGCGTCGGGGGCCAGTCGAGACGCCGGCCCCGTTCAGTCCCACCCGACTGATTCTGCGGAGACTCATGCAATTCGCGGTGGACCAGTCGGATCAGCGTGGGCGCCTCCCTGCGACCGTCGGCGTGCCTGAGGCGGCCTCACGCCGCCGAAGTGCGTCGCCCGAGGCGGCCCTGCGCCGCCGAGGTGCGCGACACGAGGTCGCGCCAGCCCACTCGACTGGTGCGTGTGACGTGAGTCGAACTTCTGCTGTGTTGTCGCAACGCGGTTGCGGTCGGCGCGCGTGACCTGACGCGTGCGAGGGATGAGTAACGCAACTGGCGCGCCCCTCCTGGGCGCGCCGACTGAGCAGAGCGAGACCGGAGGTCTCGCCAGTAGTCGGGCGACTCCCGTGTCGCCCGACGACAACGCAGTCGGCTGGGGAGGCTCGTGGCTACTCCGATTGCGGTGCGGTGGCGGATGCTGTCGCGGTTGCGGTCGTCTCGTCGGTGCGCTAGATCGAGTAGCGGCGTCGTTGCGGTCGTTGTCGCGGTCACAGTCGCGGTTCGGGACGCCAGCCTCGCCACAAAAATCGTCGCTTGCGATGCTGTCCCACCGTCTCCTCACTATCAAACGCCCAGTTCCTCACGAACCACGAGTCAGACCACACCGAACGAAAAATCCGCGTCGGCCCGCACCACAGCCTTCCGAGTACGTAATCTCGTCCGATTACGCGATCTCGTCGTACTGATCCGACAGCTTCTCGGCCGCCTCGTCCATCAGGTCCTGTTCGTAGTCGGTCAGGTCCCACTCGACGACCTCCTCGACGCCGTTCGAGCCGAGTTTCACCGGGACGCCGAAGGCGGTGTCCTCGTAGCCGAACTCGCCGTCGAGTTTCACGGAGCCGGGCAGGACAGCACCGGTGTCGCGCAGGACGGCCTCGACCATGTGGGCGACGCCCGTCGCCGGACCCCACTGGGTCGCGCCCTTGCGCTCGATCACGTCCATCGCGGAGGCCTGCAGTTCGCCGAGGATCTCCTCCTTCTCGTCGCCCGAGAACTCGGGGTCCGCGCCGTCGACGCGAACCTTCGAGAAGACCGGCACCTGCGCGTCGCCGTGCTCGCCGAGAATCGTCGCCTCGACGTTCTGGACCGGCGCGTCGAAGCGCTCGGAGAGGACGTAGCGGAACCGGGCGCTGTCGAGTCGGCCGCCGAAGCCGATGACCGAGTGGCGGTCGCGGTCACCGGCCTCGTAGAGGTGGCGGTTCAGCAGGTCGACCGGGTTCGAGGTCGTGATGGAGACGAAGTCGTCGTTGTACTCGGCGAGCGAGGAGCCGATGTCCTCCATGATCGGCGCGTTGTCGCCCGCGAGGTCGATGCGGGTCTGGCCGGGTTGGCGCGGGATGCCGGCCGTGATGACCACCACGTCCGAGCCCTCGGTTGCCTCGTAGCCGCCCTGCCGGACGGTCGTGTTGGAGTCGTACGCGACGCCGTGGTTCGTGTCGGCGGCCTGTCCGACCGTCTCGTCTTCCTTGTCCGGGATGTCCACGAAGACGAGTTCGTCACAGATGTCACGCAGCGCGATGTTGTACCCTGCGGCGGCCCCGACCGTGCCAGCGGCGCCGACCACGCTAACTTTCGTCATACCACGTAATTCTGCCACAGCACGCCCGTTAAGTACTTCGGAACCCCCGCGAACGGTCCGCGAACGACGAATCTACGGTTCGACGACTGTCGATACCCACGGCACCGCGCGACTCACTCGGCTTCGTCCGACAGCACCTGCCAGTCGGTCTCCGTGGTCGTCCCCTCGTCCGTCAGGACCGACTCCGGTACGTCGGCACCGACCAACTCGGCCCACTCTACGACCCGTGACCCGTGGTCGTGTGTCTCCATTTCGTTCCGACGAACACGGTCGCAGTTCTTAATCATTGTCCCTGTCTCCGAGTGACTGAGAATCGGCCGTGTCGAGTGGGCATCTCGCCCGGCAACCGCGACTCCCCACGCCCGACGTGTCGCCGCTCACCACACGTCCTGCCGGAGGTCCATCCACGTCACGACCGCGACGTGCGGGAGCGTCAACACCGCGATACCGACGAGATACAACCCCAGCAAGCCGGCGCGGTCGCCGGGCGCGGTCGGGACCGCGAGGTAGAGTCCGGCAAAGAAGAGCAGTGCGCCGACCGTCGCCGGCGTCGCGTCCCTGGCGAACCGGACGAGCGCGCCGAGGTAGTCGCCGGCCGCCAGCGCCGACGCGCCGGGGTCGTCTACCACCACGAGACGGGCGATGTGCCGGAGCGCGTGCCACAGGGTGAAGTACAGCCCGATGGCGAGAATCGGCGGGACGAGCAGGAAGAAGAGCCACAGCAGGGCGACCTCGCCCGCGTCTCGGAGCCAGCCCCGTCGGAGCTCCCCGTCTTCGGCGTCGGTCCCGGCCCCTCTCTGACCGGCACGCACGCGCCACAGTCCCGCTCCGAGCGAGAGGAGCGTCACGGCGAGGAAGCCCACGGCGACCCCGGTCCGGGCCCCGGTCGTGAAGAACGGTGCGAGCGCCGACACCGACTCGGGTGCGAACAGCCGAACCCACGCCTCTGCGACCGCCCGGTACTCCCCGGGGAACCCGACGAGCGGGACCAGCATCGGCAGGCCGCCCCGGACGACCAGTGCGAGGGCTCGCTCGGCGCGGCTCTGGAGGTGGCCGGCACGCTCGAACGCGAGCATCGCGTAGACGTCGCCCTGCCCCCAGTGGAACCACGTCAGCAGGACGAAGAACACCGCCGCCGCGACCGGGACGACGTACCACGCGACGAGGTAGAGACCGCCGAGGAGGGTGTAGACACCCAGCACTGCGAGCAGTGGCCGGAGCGCGTAGCCACCCTGCCCGAGCATCCGCCCCGGCACGAGGTGATCGACCGCGCCGTGCGGCAGGCCGAACAGCAGGACGCTGACGACGAAGGGGGCGTAGCGCACTTCGACCGGAAGCGGCGGCAGGAGCGTCACGAGCAGGGTGGCGACCGCGATGGCGGCGACCGAGGGGCGGACGACCGCCGCGGTCAGGTGGCGTTCGAGTGCCGGCGGCAGGCGCTCCGCGACCGACATCTCAGATCGTCCCGTCGGCTCGCCACTTGTCGATGACCCACTCGAACAGCACCATCCCCTGCACGACCAGCAGGTTCGTCACGAGGAAGAAGATGGCCTCCTCGATCGGGAGGCCGAGCAGGTCGACCCCGGTGGAGAGGTCGTCGGAGATGGTCCAGACGCCCAGTCCGATGGCGATCCTGTCCGCGAACCAGAGGTAGACCGTCGGCACTGCGACCGCCAGCCCCCAGCGTCGCCACGTCCGGCGGAGGTAGTTCGCGCCGACACCCCACTGGAGCGCGACGACCGGGCAGGCCCACACGAGAATCGCACCGAGGTAGTAGCCACCCGGCCGACCGAGCAGGAGTGCGCCGACACCGGCGAGACCCAGCCACGCCAGCGCGCCGACAGCGCGGGGCAGTCGGTCGAAGTCGCCCGGTTCGTAGGTCGGATCGAAGCCGAGACAGTAGAGCCACAGTCCCGTCAGAATCGGCTGGAGGACGAAGAAGGTGTACTCCTCGACGGGCGCGTCGCCGATCCGGAACAGGACGGTCCCCTCGCCGTACCACCAGACGCCCTGCTGGATCAGGTAGTTGTCCCACGGCGTCGTGTAGAGCAGGGCCGCCGCCGTCATCAACGCGAGACCGACTCGCCCGACCCGCCGACGTTCGGCCGGCAGGTGGGGGACCGCGTAGGCGACCACGGCAAGCGGCGGGAGGACGAACAGCAGGTGAAAGCCGACGTACGAGAGGATCGTCATCGGGGCTGTGCGAGCCAGCGCCGTCTCGTCGCACGATTCATGTCACGAAGCTGGGGGCGGAGGTCGCATAAGCGTAGGGGTGTCGGCGCGACTGTCGGCGTCTCCTCTGCGACGTGTGTCAACACAGCACGCTGTCCGAGACTGCTCCGAGAACGTGAAACTCGTCAGAGAGTATAAGTCGGTGCCGTCCGTTACACACTCTGGGTATGGCGTCGCCAACGATGGGATTAGAGGCGATTTCGCTGTGGATCGGCACGGTCGGGATGGCACTCGGTACCGTCTACTTCCTCGCGAAGGGATGGTCCGTGGACGACCCGAGAGAACAGGAGTACTACATCGTCACCATCTTCATTCCGGCCATCGCGGCGGTCTCGTACTTCGCGATGGCGACGGGCTACGGCCTGATCGAAGTGGACGTGACCGGCCTCGGCACGCTCGACATCTACTGGGCGCGGTACGCCGACTGGCTGTTCACCACGCCACTGCTACTGCTCGATCTGGGCCTCCTGGCCGGCGCGGACCGGAACACGATCTACACCCTGATCGGGCTGGACGTGTTCATGATCGGGACCGGACTGGTCGGCGCGCTGGCCACCGAGGGACAGCTGTTCCGGATCGTCTGGTGGGCGATCTCGACGGGCGCGCTGATCGCCCTGCTGTACTTCCTGCTCGGCGAGATGACCGAGCAGGCGAGCAAACAGCCGGGTGACGTGGGCGCACTGTTCGGCAGACTCCGGAACCTGACGGCCCTGCTGTGGGCCATCTACCCGGTGGTCTGGGTACTCGGCACCGAGAGCGGGCTGGCGATCATCCCGCTCGGCGTCGAGACGGCCGCGTTCATGGTGCTGGACCTGGCCGCGAAGGTCGGCTTCGGCTTCCTCCTGCTCCGGAGTCGGAGCGTCCTCTCGGCGGCCAGCGGGCACGGTGCGACCGCAGTCGCCGACGACTGATCCGACGCGCGGTCCCACTTCTCCACGTTCGACGACTCGACAGCGACGACTCTCCGCGAACGTCGGCTTTTGCCGAACCAATACGCTCGTCGGCTGTTGCCAGATCAGTGCTGACGTCGGCTGTTGTCGAACCACTGGACCACGCGGCGAGTTCAAGACGCCACACCGCCACGAACAGCCGACTCAGACGATCTGTTCGCCGTCGTCGTCGTACACCTTGATCGCGTCCACTGGACAGACCCGGCCGGCGAACTCGGCCTCGAACTCCTCGCCCTCGGGGACTTCGGCGACGAACACGTCGTCGTCGGTCTCCTCGCTGTCCAGCAGGTCCGCCTTCCCGGCGTCCAAGTTCTTCTCGAAGCCGTCCCACTCGTCCACACACTGGAACATCCCGATACAGGTGTCCCGGTCGAACTCGATGCGCATACCCTCGTTTCGGGTGTCCGGTACAAATCGGTGCCGACGCCGGGGTCGCTTGCGTGTCGGACGCGACCGACGACCGACTCACTCCTCGGCGTCCGGCACCGGCTCCGGCAGTCGCCACTCGGGGTTCACGACCCCGGTGGCGTCCCCGCGCAACCCCGACCGACTGACGACCTCGAAGGTCCGGTTCCGGGCGTCCGGCGAGGAGAGAGCGGCGACCATCAGCCGAGCCACGTCGGCTCGGGGGATGTTCCCCGACACCGTGTCCCCGCCTTCGCCGACGACGACCTCGCCGGTCGGCGGGTCGTCGGTCAGGCCGCCGGGTCGGAGGATGGTGTACGGGACACCCGAACTCCTGAGGTGCTCCTCGGCGCGTTCCTTCGCCGAGACGATGCCGAAGGCGTTCAAGAAGAGCCGGAAGACGCTCGGCATCCCCGGGCGCGAGGAGCCGACGCCGATCGAGGATTCGAGGACGAACGCCGCACATCCGCCCGCGACGGCGGCGTCGATCAGGTTCACGACACCCCGACCGTCAACCGGGTCGCGCGAGAGCAGATCGAGCCCCGGCGTGGAGCCGACGGCACAGAGTACGGCGTCGACCGCTTCGACCGCACGCTCGGCGTCTGCGGGCTCCATGATGTCGCCGACGACCACCTCGTCCGCGCCGGCCTCTCGGAGCTCCACCTCCTTCGAGGGATCGCGCGTCAGCGCCCTCACGGTGTAGTCGGTGTGTCGCAGGAGTCGCAGAAGCTGTCGCCCGGTGCCGCCACTGGCCCCGGCGACGAGGACGCGCGAAATGTCGGTCATACACGGGGCTAGCAAGCGGGCCGGGATAACGGTTCGCAGGCGCGCAGAAATTGTGATCGCCGGGGTGTCGTCAGCGAGTCCGGCGAGGGACCACCGACGGGGTTACTCCCCGCCCCACTTCGCCTCGCGCTTCGGCCGCTTCGACACCGAGACGACCTGGATCGGGTCGTCGGCGTGCTGGCGACCCTCCAGTGCCGCCTGCGCGCTGGCGTACGTCGAGAAGTAGGTCACGTCCTCCTCGACGGCGGTTTCGAGTACGTCGCGGTTGCGGGAGACGATCAGGTCCACCTCGCCCCGGCGGACCGCCTCGCGGAACGACTCGGTGTCGTCGAACGTCACGAGGTCGTAAAAGTCGCCGTAGCCCGCGGTGAGCGCCTGCCCCTCGTCGCTGTCCGGCGCGGGGAACTCCTCGGCCGAGAGGTCGACTGCGGCGGTGCCGGACTCGGGGATCGGCTTGTTCGTCGCCGACTGGGCCTTCTCGTAGGCCTTCCCGAACGTGTCGGCCGTGCCCATCACCTCGCCCGTGGACTTCATCTCCGGGCCGAGGCGCGGGTCCGATCCCGGCAGGCGGTCGAACGGCAGGACGACCTCCTTCACGGAGATGTCCTCGGGAATCTGCTCGGTCGCGTCCAGGTCGGCGAGCGACGACCCGGCCATCACCTTCGCCGCGAGTTTGGCGATGGGGACCCCGGTCGTCTTCGAGACGAAGGGCACGGTCCGGGAGGAGCGCGGGTTCGCCTCCAGCACGTACACCTCGGGGTCGGCGTCCGAATCGTGGACGCCAGTGACAGCGAGTTGGACGTTCAGCAGCCCCACCGTGTCCAGTGCCGTGGCGATGTCTTCGGCGACCTCGCGCACCCGTGCCATCGTCTCGTCGGACAGCGAGCGCGGCGGGATGAGACAGGCGGAGTCGCCGGAGTGGACGCCCGCCGACTCGACGTGTTCCATCACGCCGCCGATCAGCGTCTGCTCGCCGTCCGAGACGGCGTCCACGTCGAGTTCTACTGCGTCCGCGAGGAACTGGTCGACGAGGATCGGTTTGTCCGGGGAGACGCGGACCGCCTCCTCGATGTAGGTCTTCAGGTCGGCGTCGTCGTGGACGACTTGCATCGCCCGCCCGCCGAGCACGTAGGAGGGCCGCACGAGCACCGGGTAGCCGAGATCGTTCGCGAGGTCCAGTGCCTCGGCCTCGCTGGTGGCGGTCCCACCTGCAGGCTGTGCGATACCCAGATCGTCCATCAGGCGGTTGAACCGGTCGCGGTCCTCCGCGAGGTCCATCGCGTCGACCGAGGTGCCGAGGATCTCACAGTCCAGCCCTCTGCGTTCGATCTCCGACTGGAGGGGGTGACCGATGTTGACCGAGGTCTGCCCGCCGAACTGGACCATCACGCCGTCGGCGTCGGTCGCCTCGATCACGTCTGCGACCTCCTCGGCGGTGATCGGTTCGAAGAACAGGCCGTCGGAGGTGTCGTAGTCGGTCGAGACCGTCTCGGGGTTGTTGTTGACGACGTGTGTCTCGATGCCCGCCTCCCGCAGGGCGCGGACGGCGTGGACCGAACAGTAGTCGAACTCGACGCCCTGTCCGATCCGGATCGGGCCGCCGCCGACGACCACGACGCTGTCCACGTCGCGGTTCACGCGCAGTTCGCCGCCGGCCGACTCACCCTTGTACGGGCCGGTCTCGAACTCCGGTTGGCGCGCGGAGTAGTAGTACGGCGTCTGTGCGGCGAACTCGCCGGCGCAGGTGTCGACCTGCTTGTAGGTGCGGCCCGGGACCGACTCCTCGACGGTGGTCACGTCCGACCCGGCGGCGGTGGCGATGGAGGCGTTCGTGTGGCCGGTGATCGCCGCCTCGGTGAAGTCGCCGTCCTGTGCCGCCACGACCGCGTCCGTGACGTGCTTGTAGCGCTCGACGTACCAGTACTCGATGCCGGTCAGTTCGGCGACCTGCTCTGCGGTGTAGCCGCGCTCGAACGCCTCGAACATCGCGTACGGGCGGTCCGGGGTCGGCGCTTCGAGGTAGTCGGATTCGAGTTCGTCGTCGCTCACCTCGTCCCAGTCGGCGGCGGGGTCGTACTCCGTCGATCTGAGCGCCTTCAGCAGGCTCTCCTCGAAGGTCCGACCGATCGACATCGCCTCGCCGGTGGACTTCATCGCCGTCGAGAGCGTGAAGTCCACGTCGTCGAACTTGTCCTTGGGCCAGCGCGGCACCTTCGTCACCACGTAGTCGATGGCTGGCTCGAAGGCCGCGGTCGTCTCGCCGGTGATCTCGTTGTCGATCTCGTGGAGGCGCTTGCCGAGGGCGACCTTCGCCGTCACGCGGGCGATGGGGTAGCCGGTCGCCTTCGAGGCCAGCGCGGAAGACCGGGAGACGCGCGGGTTCACCTCCACGACGCGGTACTCGCCGCCGGGGGTGCCGTCGTCGTGCCACGCGAACTGGATGTTACAGCCGCCCTGAATCCCCAACTCGCGGATGACGCCGAGTGCGGCGTCGCGCATCTCCTGGTGGCCGTCGTCGGGGATGACCTGCGAGGGCGTCACGACCATCGACTCGCCGGTGTGGATGCCCATCGGGTCGATGTTCTCCATGTTGCAGATGATGATACAGGAGTCGTCGGCGTCCCGCATCACCTCGTACTCCAGTTCGACCCACCCCGAGATGGACTCGGTGATGAGCACCTCGGAGTTGCGCGACAGGCGCAGGCCCTTCCGGACGCGTTCGTACAGTTCGTCGATGTCGTCGACGACGCCCGACCCACTGCCGCCGAGCGTGTAGGTCGTCCGAGCGATGACGGGCAGGCCGCCGACCGCTTCGACTGCGTCGTCCACGCGCCCCTGCAGGTCCTCGGCGGTGAGTTCCGCCACGGACTCGTCGTCGTCCAGCGAGATGGTCGTGGACTGCGGGACCGGTTGGCCGATCTTCTCCATGCGCTGGCGGAAGAGGTCGCGGTCCTCCGTCGCGTAGATGGTGTCGAGCGGCGTGCCCATGATCTCCACGTCGTACTCCTCCAGCACGCCCTCCTCGGCGAGTTCGGCGGTGACGTTCAGCCCGGTCTGGCCGCCGAGGCCGGCGATCACGCCGTCCGGACGCTCTGTCCGGATGATCTCCGAGATGGCGTCGGTGGTGATCGGTTCGATGTAGACCTCGTCTGCCATCTCCGGATCGGTCATGATCGTCGCCGGGTTCGAGTTGACGAGGACGACTCGTGCCCCCTCCTCCTGCAGTGCTCGGCAGGCCTGCGCGCCTGAGTAGTCGAACTCGGCCGCCTGTCCGATCTGGATCGGGCCGCTCCCGATCAGCAGGATGGTTCTGTCCTCGGAGGTGTCCTCGTCGGTCATCACGCTGTCGGAGTCCGCACATCGTAATAAGCCCGGCGAAAGATTGCGAACCTCGAAACAGGATTTCGGATTTCGTAAGTCTTGCCAGCACCCGAGCCAGAGAGTGACACACGGCCGGACACGTATCGGCGCTGGCGGGTCTCGTGGCGGATCTGTCCGCGTGTCCGCGTCGCTCCTCGCGCGGCAGTCCAGCGGAGAGTGGGACCGTCGGGTCGGCCGACGCCTCGGGCGTCGAGTTCGGCCCGAGCCGGGTCAGGTGTTGAGTTCGTAGCGATACGGGCTGTCGCGGATGACCTGCACGTCGCCGCGTTCGGCCCGCTGGCCCAGCAGGGTCGCCACGCGGTGGGCACTCTCGAAGTCGTCCTGCTCTTCGAGCGACAGGAGAATCTCGCGCGCCGTCAACGGCTCGTCGGCCTCGGAGAGCACACGCCGGATCGGCTCGAAGTCACGGCCGGTGTGCATACGTCTGACGACGACCCGCATCGTCTTAGGGTTCAGTGAGACAGGAGTCGGACGACCGTCAGACGACGCCCGCCGAGTCCCCGGATTTCGACCGGCTCGACGTCTGACGGCCTCGTGGTCGGTGCCCGCCGCTCCGCCGCGCGGTGGCGCGTGCCGGCTCAGACGAACACGTCGTCTTCCGAGAGGTCCCGCTGGGCGCGGTACTGGTCGACGAACTCCGAGACGTCGAAGGAGAGCATCTCCTGCTCGAACTGCTGGATGGCCGCATCGTCGTCGGCGTGGCTGATCGCGTGTTCCATCAGTTCGACGACCAACTCGACGATGATCTCGTGGAGTCGCCGGGAGTCGAAGTCGGTCACCCACAACAGCGCCCAGCCGACCTCCTGATCCTCGGTGCAGTCCTCCGAGACGACCCGGTCGGGGAACTCCTCGAGGACGATACCGAGCAGGTGTGGGGTGTCGAACTCCGGCATCTCCTCGGAGGCAGTCTCGACGGTCTCGCGGAGCAGGTCGACGAGAAAGTCGGGGAGGAAACGTTCGGGTGGGTGGATGTCCATGACGACCGCGTGGCTCTCGCCACAGGAGCAGTCGAACTCCCGCATCCCCATGTCGAGGTTACGGACGCGCTTCGTCTCCCCGCACGGTAAGTCGAGTTCCGCCCCGCCACCACCGGGGACGCGCGGCTGTGCCATACTCGCGGTTGGGTGTCACCGTGGTTAAAGACCGCGTTCTCTATTCGGACGACGTTGTGAATTTGGTCGAATGCGACTGTGGTATGAACTCGGTCGAATCGGTTCCAGACACCTCAGTCGAATCGGGTGCAAACAACGAGCGGTGAAAGCCCCCGGCGTCTCGACCTCCCGCGTCTGGCGAGAGCGACGCTCTCGGTGAGTCTCGTCACCGGCGCGGCGCGCCGGTTTCCAGCGGGACCTCCGGTCCTGCCCGGCTTACGGCGTCGGGGGAGGGCCGAGATTCTGGAGAGCGAAGCTCTCCAACGTCTCGTTCGCAGGTCGTCGGCGCGAAGCGCCGACTGCT of the Salinirubrum litoreum genome contains:
- a CDS encoding HEAT repeat domain-containing protein — its product is MSDWAVAWHDPAGIDTTVYRNVAVFLADRGDHPDDHLTDALADGLPCSLSFSFARVGTVRFRLDAAGDDWLRLVPTAGTDDPESALALLGRCIELFERFDFDRGLVAPEAALTDLDTSLPDSADGSDLGDLTRPEETSAVFLDGETTDDIGAARLAATPAVAALELLDGSALLLGGPDLADARLRLDATRSAPTSEDLPLRDAMSWALGWLDTPAVADRLAGVLAAGTADTEAGTDAAVTRRVAATETLGLLRRTDTGSSLRRALADPAPAVRAAAAEALTPSDADSRTALLDTARDDAAPDVRRRAVRSLADGPRADATVEALAEVASRDAEPAVRAAAVRAIGDARGPAFHADRLADERPVRVAAAETLQLFADGTADADTDLAAVADRLVPALSDDTPAVRRAVADLLGSVTTPAATTALCRATTTDPDAEVRATAVTALGQQFAGRQQGRETATDDRRDDAVEALLTALTDESAVRERVPDALGRLGDERATEPLIDALSGDSRREDAADDVPVRRAAANALGNLGDQQAVEPLLDALDDPDDLVREQAAVSLGQLDDERAVGPVVDLLDAAENDRLRYRLVSALSGFSGQQATDALARLAETDDSEDVRTAAEWALTRRE
- the mdh gene encoding malate dehydrogenase, producing MTKVSVVGAAGTVGAAAGYNIALRDICDELVFVDIPDKEDETVGQAADTNHGVAYDSNTTVRQGGYEATEGSDVVVITAGIPRQPGQTRIDLAGDNAPIMEDIGSSLAEYNDDFVSITTSNPVDLLNRHLYEAGDRDRHSVIGFGGRLDSARFRYVLSERFDAPVQNVEATILGEHGDAQVPVFSKVRVDGADPEFSGDEKEEILGELQASAMDVIERKGATQWGPATGVAHMVEAVLRDTGAVLPGSVKLDGEFGYEDTAFGVPVKLGSNGVEEVVEWDLTDYEQDLMDEAAEKLSDQYDEIA
- a CDS encoding Brp/Blh family beta-carotene 15,15'-dioxygenase, which gives rise to MSVAERLPPALERHLTAAVVRPSVAAIAVATLLVTLLPPLPVEVRYAPFVVSVLLFGLPHGAVDHLVPGRMLGQGGYALRPLLAVLGVYTLLGGLYLVAWYVVPVAAAVFFVLLTWFHWGQGDVYAMLAFERAGHLQSRAERALALVVRGGLPMLVPLVGFPGEYRAVAEAWVRLFAPESVSALAPFFTTGARTGVAVGFLAVTLLSLGAGLWRVRAGQRGAGTDAEDGELRRGWLRDAGEVALLWLFFLLVPPILAIGLYFTLWHALRHIARLVVVDDPGASALAAGDYLGALVRFARDATPATVGALLFFAGLYLAVPTAPGDRAGLLGLYLVGIAVLTLPHVAVVTWMDLRQDVW
- a CDS encoding lycopene cyclase domain-containing protein translates to MTILSYVGFHLLFVLPPLAVVAYAVPHLPAERRRVGRVGLALMTAAALLYTTPWDNYLIQQGVWWYGEGTVLFRIGDAPVEEYTFFVLQPILTGLWLYCLGFDPTYEPGDFDRLPRAVGALAWLGLAGVGALLLGRPGGYYLGAILVWACPVVALQWGVGANYLRRTWRRWGLAVAVPTVYLWFADRIAIGLGVWTISDDLSTGVDLLGLPIEEAIFFLVTNLLVVQGMVLFEWVIDKWRADGTI
- a CDS encoding bacteriorhodopsin; translated protein: MASPTMGLEAISLWIGTVGMALGTVYFLAKGWSVDDPREQEYYIVTIFIPAIAAVSYFAMATGYGLIEVDVTGLGTLDIYWARYADWLFTTPLLLLDLGLLAGADRNTIYTLIGLDVFMIGTGLVGALATEGQLFRIVWWAISTGALIALLYFLLGEMTEQASKQPGDVGALFGRLRNLTALLWAIYPVVWVLGTESGLAIIPLGVETAAFMVLDLAAKVGFGFLLLRSRSVLSAASGHGATAVADD
- a CDS encoding ferredoxin, producing the protein MRIEFDRDTCIGMFQCVDEWDGFEKNLDAGKADLLDSEETDDDVFVAEVPEGEEFEAEFAGRVCPVDAIKVYDDDGEQIV
- a CDS encoding SDR family oxidoreductase, with protein sequence MTDISRVLVAGASGGTGRQLLRLLRHTDYTVRALTRDPSKEVELREAGADEVVVGDIMEPADAERAVEAVDAVLCAVGSTPGLDLLSRDPVDGRGVVNLIDAAVAGGCAAFVLESSIGVGSSRPGMPSVFRLFLNAFGIVSAKERAEEHLRSSGVPYTILRPGGLTDDPPTGEVVVGEGGDTVSGNIPRADVARLMVAALSSPDARNRTFEVVSRSGLRGDATGVVNPEWRLPEPVPDAEE
- the carB gene encoding carbamoyl-phosphate synthase large subunit encodes the protein MTDEDTSEDRTILLIGSGPIQIGQAAEFDYSGAQACRALQEEGARVVLVNSNPATIMTDPEMADEVYIEPITTDAISEIIRTERPDGVIAGLGGQTGLNVTAELAEEGVLEEYDVEIMGTPLDTIYATEDRDLFRQRMEKIGQPVPQSTTISLDDDESVAELTAEDLQGRVDDAVEAVGGLPVIARTTYTLGGSGSGVVDDIDELYERVRKGLRLSRNSEVLITESISGWVELEYEVMRDADDSCIIICNMENIDPMGIHTGESMVVTPSQVIPDDGHQEMRDAALGVIRELGIQGGCNIQFAWHDDGTPGGEYRVVEVNPRVSRSSALASKATGYPIARVTAKVALGKRLHEIDNEITGETTAAFEPAIDYVVTKVPRWPKDKFDDVDFTLSTAMKSTGEAMSIGRTFEESLLKALRSTEYDPAADWDEVSDDELESDYLEAPTPDRPYAMFEAFERGYTAEQVAELTGIEYWYVERYKHVTDAVVAAQDGDFTEAAITGHTNASIATAAGSDVTTVEESVPGRTYKQVDTCAGEFAAQTPYYYSARQPEFETGPYKGESAGGELRVNRDVDSVVVVGGGPIRIGQGVEFDYCSVHAVRALREAGIETHVVNNNPETVSTDYDTSDGLFFEPITAEEVADVIEATDADGVMVQFGGQTSVNIGHPLQSEIERRGLDCEILGTSVDAMDLAEDRDRFNRLMDDLGIAQPAGGTATSEAEALDLANDLGYPVLVRPSYVLGGRAMQVVHDDADLKTYIEEAVRVSPDKPILVDQFLADAVELDVDAVSDGEQTLIGGVMEHVESAGVHSGDSACLIPPRSLSDETMARVREVAEDIATALDTVGLLNVQLAVTGVHDSDADPEVYVLEANPRSSRTVPFVSKTTGVPIAKLAAKVMAGSSLADLDATEQIPEDISVKEVVLPFDRLPGSDPRLGPEMKSTGEVMGTADTFGKAYEKAQSATNKPIPESGTAAVDLSAEEFPAPDSDEGQALTAGYGDFYDLVTFDDTESFREAVRRGEVDLIVSRNRDVLETAVEEDVTYFSTYASAQAALEGRQHADDPIQVVSVSKRPKREAKWGGE